From the Streptomyces sp. Sge12 genome, the window GATGAGGGGTGGTACGCGGCGAGGGCAGGACGAGGACCGTGGCGAGCGTGCGAGCCAGTGCGGTGGTAATGGGTTCCGAGGCCCGTCTCTTGACCTGAGGGAGACGGCGCCGGAGTTCTCGTCGCCCGCCCGCCACGGTCCCAGCCAATCCTGTGCGCACAGGGGCTACGCACAGAGCCCCCTGCGCGCGCAGGAACCTTCCTCCCCACCTACCCCGCCCGGCGGTGCGAACGTCCTGTCGCGCCAGCCTCGCTCCGTCGGGCGGTAACAAACCAGAGCGCCGAGTCACGGACGGTCCCGTGACTCGGCGCTTTGCCGTTCCCGCGGTGGCCCGCTGGTGCTGGGGCCGGTCTGCATCGGCCCTTTAGTGTGTGACACCGCGAAAGTCACCGACCGGCCCGGAGTTGCCATGCCACCGCAGCTGAAGCTGTCCGCCATAACACTCGACTGCTCGGACCCCCTGGCGCTGGCTGCGTTCTATCAGCAGGCCACCGGCCTCGAGCCGCATCCGAAGTCCGACGCCGACTTCGCCGGTCTCAACCACGAGGACGGACTCTTCATCGGTTTCCAGCGGGTCGATGACTACCGGGCTCCCCGCTGGCCCGACCAGACCGTCCCCCAGCAGTTCCACCTCGACTTCGATGTCGACGAC encodes:
- a CDS encoding VOC family protein — protein: MPPQLKLSAITLDCSDPLALAAFYQQATGLEPHPKSDADFAGLNHEDGLFIGFQRVDDYRAPRWPDQTVPQQFHLDFDVDDLDEAEAWLLDLGASKPEYQPNEERWRVLIDPAGHPFCLTPKG